From the Acidobacteriota bacterium genome, one window contains:
- the murD gene encoding UDP-N-acetylmuramoyl-L-alanine--D-glutamate ligase — MTTPAFSVSGLPVLVVGAARSGVAAARLLARRGATVTLTDRKPDIPAAADLAAAGVRLELGGHLLRSFEAATLVVMSPGVPLDLPEVRRARSLGIPVIGELELASRWLRGPIVAITGTKGKSTTTTLVGRMLAAAGRRVLVGGNIGYPVSAQVEDSTADTVHVIEASSFQLEATDTFRPWIAALLNFSPDHLDRHPDEASYAAAKARIFANQQPHDWAVVNADNAAALAMAETRAQVVRYAVDHPDGAEVHADRGFVWHRTSEGDVPLLPLAAVQLAGHHMLSNVVAATAISHLAGATEASLAQALDGFTGLEHVMEPVGHRGGVRFVNDSKATNVEAAARSIESFDKVVAIVGGKYKGGDFADLAAPLRAHGRAVVAIGEARPMVTAALAGVVPVVEVDDFADAVRRAWDLAVPDGVVLLAPACSSFDMFRDYADRGARFKEEVQRLITEG; from the coding sequence ATGACGACGCCTGCTTTTTCGGTGAGCGGCTTACCGGTGCTGGTCGTGGGCGCCGCCAGGAGCGGTGTCGCCGCCGCCCGCCTGCTCGCGCGCCGCGGCGCCACGGTCACGCTGACCGATCGCAAGCCGGACATTCCCGCGGCCGCCGACCTCGCTGCGGCCGGGGTGCGCCTGGAGCTTGGCGGGCACCTGCTGCGGTCGTTCGAAGCCGCGACCCTTGTGGTCATGAGCCCGGGCGTGCCGCTCGACCTGCCGGAAGTGCGGCGCGCCCGCTCGCTCGGCATCCCGGTCATCGGCGAGCTCGAGCTGGCCTCGCGCTGGCTGCGCGGACCGATCGTCGCCATCACCGGCACCAAGGGCAAGTCGACCACGACCACGCTGGTCGGCCGCATGCTCGCGGCGGCGGGCCGGCGGGTGCTCGTGGGCGGCAACATCGGCTACCCGGTGAGCGCGCAGGTCGAGGACTCGACCGCAGACACCGTCCACGTGATTGAAGCCAGCAGCTTCCAGCTCGAGGCGACCGACACGTTCCGGCCGTGGATTGCGGCGCTGCTGAACTTCTCGCCCGACCACCTCGATCGCCATCCGGACGAGGCGTCTTACGCCGCGGCCAAGGCGCGGATCTTCGCCAACCAGCAGCCGCACGACTGGGCGGTCGTGAACGCCGACAACGCCGCGGCGCTGGCGATGGCCGAGACACGGGCGCAGGTGGTGCGCTACGCCGTTGACCATCCCGATGGCGCCGAGGTCCATGCCGATCGCGGGTTCGTCTGGCACCGCACCTCGGAGGGCGACGTGCCGCTGCTGCCGCTGGCGGCCGTGCAGCTCGCCGGCCACCACATGTTGAGCAACGTCGTCGCCGCCACCGCGATCAGCCACCTCGCCGGCGCCACCGAGGCGTCGCTGGCGCAGGCGCTCGACGGGTTCACCGGTCTCGAGCACGTGATGGAACCGGTGGGCCATCGTGGCGGCGTGCGGTTCGTCAACGACTCGAAGGCGACCAACGTCGAGGCCGCGGCGCGCTCGATTGAAAGTTTTGACAAGGTCGTGGCGATTGTCGGCGGCAAGTACAAGGGCGGCGATTTCGCCGATCTTGCGGCGCCGCTCCGGGCGCACGGCCGGGCGGTCGTCGCAATTGGCGAGGCGCGGCCGATGGTGACCGCGGCGCTGGCCGGGGTCGTGCCGGTGGTGGAGGTCGACGACTTTGCCGACGCAGTGCGGCGGGCCTGGGACCTGGCGGTGCCCGACGGCGTGGTGCTGCTGGCGCCGGCCTGTTCGAGCTTCGACATGTTTCGCGATTACGCCGACCGCGGCGCGCGGTTCAAGGAGGAGGTGCAGCGGCTGATTACCGAAGGGTAG
- the murG gene encoding undecaprenyldiphospho-muramoylpentapeptide beta-N-acetylglucosaminyltransferase has protein sequence MRILIAGGGTGGHLYPGIALARELQRRDPSVQVSFVGTAQGIESRVVPREGFDLDLIRVAGLKGKGRAERLQGFLLLPTAAADAWRVLSRRRPDVVIGVGGFASGPVLALAAVRGYPTMLLEQNAVPGITNRLLARLVRAAAVNFEDSLSYFPRTGFVAGNPVRPEFFPAQNEEANDLTNRPHAAARVLIFGGSQGAHAINVAMVEAASRLAATGLELAITHQTGERDLDLVRTAYGRAGLAARVEAFIDQIDGAMKAADLVICRAGATTLAELTASGRPAVLVPLPTATDDHQRKNAEVLGRAGAAVVLEERELDGTRLAAAIAGLIGDPAKRQRMSAAARRLARPDAAARIADRVEQLGQGKK, from the coding sequence GTGCGCATCCTGATCGCGGGCGGGGGGACGGGCGGGCACTTGTACCCGGGAATCGCGCTGGCGCGCGAGCTGCAGCGCCGCGACCCGTCGGTGCAGGTGTCGTTTGTCGGGACCGCGCAGGGCATCGAGTCGAGAGTGGTGCCACGCGAGGGCTTCGACCTGGACCTGATTCGGGTCGCCGGGCTGAAGGGCAAGGGCCGCGCCGAGCGGTTGCAGGGGTTCCTGCTGTTGCCGACGGCCGCGGCCGACGCCTGGCGCGTGTTGTCGCGCCGCCGGCCCGACGTGGTGATCGGCGTCGGCGGATTTGCTTCGGGGCCGGTGCTGGCGCTGGCGGCCGTGCGCGGCTATCCGACCATGCTGCTCGAGCAGAACGCCGTGCCGGGCATCACCAATCGCCTGCTGGCGCGCCTGGTGCGCGCCGCGGCCGTGAACTTCGAGGACTCGCTGTCGTACTTCCCCCGCACGGGATTTGTGGCCGGCAACCCCGTGCGACCGGAATTTTTCCCGGCGCAGAACGAGGAGGCGAATGATCTCACCAACAGGCCGCACGCAGCGGCACGGGTTCTGATCTTTGGCGGTTCTCAGGGCGCGCACGCGATCAACGTGGCCATGGTGGAGGCAGCGTCGCGGCTGGCAGCCACCGGGCTCGAACTTGCGATCACCCACCAGACCGGTGAGCGCGATCTGGATCTGGTGCGGACCGCGTACGGCCGCGCCGGCCTCGCGGCCCGAGTCGAAGCATTCATCGACCAAATCGACGGAGCGATGAAGGCCGCCGACCTGGTCATCTGCCGCGCCGGGGCGACCACCCTCGCCGAGCTGACCGCGTCGGGTCGGCCGGCGGTCCTGGTGCCGCTGCCGACCGCGACCGACGACCACCAGCGGAAGAACGCCGAGGTGCTCGGGCGCGCCGGAGCGGCCGTGGTGCTGGAAGAACGCGAGCTGGACGGGACGCGGCTCGCCGCGGCGATCGCGGGGCTGATCGGCGACCCCGCGAAGCGGCAGCGGATGTCGGCGGCCGCGCGGCGGCTGGCGCGGCCCGATGCCGCGGCACGGATTGCGGATCGGGTGGAGCAGTTGGGGCAGGGAAAGAAGTGA
- the murF gene encoding UDP-N-acetylmuramoyl-tripeptide--D-alanyl-D-alanine ligase, translating into MAAAIPLAAGTLAAAMSGRLVAGDSDHYVTGFSIDSRTLATGDLFFAIGAARDGHEFVGAAARRRAAGVVVSRPVTLPDDSESFVIEVADTTRGLQDLARHVRRESGATVVAITGSAGKTTTKDVIAELLGSTHRVVKNQGNLNNHLGLPLSLLELRHGADVAVMELGMNHAGEIRVLVDVATPEVRVWTNVGEAHIGHFGSADRIADAKAEILEGAGEQTVLVANADDERVMARSGAFPGRQIRFGLSPRADVRAVDVEDLGLDGTRSRLITPAGERDLRVPLLGRGNLMNVLAGAAVALHMHVDLDHIVDTASRLTPSSKRGALVKLPKGVTVIDDSYNSSPSALTQSLEVVSRSWATRRIAVVGEMLELGDLSATLHQECGRVAAASRLARLFTVGGPSARALGEAAVAAGLAAGTVMHFDNSTDAAAAIPGQIAAGDVVLVKGSRGTRTDLVVDQLKAVFS; encoded by the coding sequence GTGGCGGCAGCCATACCGCTCGCGGCCGGCACGTTGGCGGCGGCGATGAGCGGCCGCCTGGTGGCTGGCGACAGCGACCACTACGTGACCGGGTTCTCGATCGACAGCCGCACGCTGGCGACCGGTGACCTGTTCTTCGCGATTGGTGCGGCGCGCGACGGTCACGAGTTTGTCGGTGCGGCGGCGCGGCGGCGCGCGGCCGGCGTGGTGGTCAGCCGGCCCGTGACTTTGCCGGACGACAGCGAGTCGTTCGTCATCGAGGTGGCCGACACCACGCGCGGATTGCAGGACCTCGCGCGGCACGTGCGGCGCGAGTCGGGAGCGACGGTCGTGGCCATTACCGGCAGTGCCGGGAAGACCACGACCAAGGACGTGATCGCGGAGCTGCTCGGCAGCACGCACCGGGTGGTGAAGAACCAGGGCAACCTCAACAACCACCTGGGGTTGCCGCTGTCGTTGCTGGAACTGAGGCATGGGGCGGATGTGGCGGTGATGGAGCTGGGCATGAATCACGCGGGCGAAATCCGGGTGCTGGTCGACGTGGCCACGCCGGAGGTGCGCGTGTGGACCAATGTCGGCGAAGCCCACATCGGTCATTTCGGCTCAGCCGATCGCATTGCCGACGCCAAGGCCGAAATCCTCGAAGGCGCCGGCGAGCAGACCGTGCTGGTGGCCAACGCCGACGACGAGCGCGTGATGGCGCGCAGCGGCGCATTCCCCGGCCGCCAGATCCGATTCGGGCTGTCGCCGCGGGCCGACGTGCGCGCGGTTGACGTCGAAGACCTCGGGCTCGACGGCACCAGGAGCCGCCTGATTACGCCGGCCGGCGAGCGCGACCTGCGCGTGCCGTTGCTCGGCCGCGGCAACCTGATGAACGTGCTGGCGGGTGCGGCGGTGGCGCTGCACATGCACGTCGATCTCGATCACATCGTCGACACCGCGTCACGGCTGACGCCCTCGTCGAAGCGGGGCGCGCTGGTGAAGCTGCCGAAGGGCGTTACTGTCATCGACGATTCCTACAACTCGAGCCCGTCGGCGCTCACGCAGTCGCTGGAGGTGGTGTCGCGCTCGTGGGCGACGCGCCGGATTGCGGTGGTCGGCGAGATGCTGGAACTTGGCGATCTGTCGGCGACGCTGCACCAGGAGTGCGGCCGCGTCGCGGCCGCCAGCCGGCTGGCGCGCCTGTTCACCGTCGGCGGCCCGTCCGCCCGCGCGCTCGGCGAGGCGGCGGTCGCCGCCGGCCTGGCGGCGGGCACGGTGATGCATTTCGACAACAGCACCGATGCCGCCGCGGCGATCCCGGGTCAGATCGCGGCCGGTGACGTGGTGCTCGTCAAGGGGTCGCGGGGCACCCGCACCGATCTCGTGGTCGACCAGCTCAAGGCGGTGTTCAGCTAA
- the ftsW gene encoding putative lipid II flippase FtsW, protein MARKLQSDKWLFLATLALICASVVMVYSASALVALERFQQPYLFVTRQLMWACVGIAVLSIVMRIDYRTYKNDKLVWVGLGVVGLMLVAVLFSRPINGTRRWFGVGGFGIQPSELAKLAAIFFTALVLERRRHRINEISYSLVPIGLIVGGIVGLILLQPDFGTAVSVLAVVGVMIFAAGFSYRYLAGGLLLALPALYVILMQADYRRRRLLTFMDPWADPLGDGFQIIQSLIAVGTGGVFGKGLMSGVQKLFYLPEPFTDFIFAVISEETGLLGASMVVLAFCVIAWRGMRTALRAPDSFGAYLALGITMMLVLQAFVNISVVLGLVPTKGIPLPLVSNGGSSMLINLLAVGVLLNISQHQQMETGAA, encoded by the coding sequence ATGGCAAGGAAGCTGCAATCTGACAAGTGGTTGTTCCTGGCGACGTTGGCGCTGATTTGCGCCAGCGTGGTCATGGTCTACAGCGCCTCCGCGCTCGTCGCGCTGGAGCGCTTTCAACAGCCGTACTTGTTCGTGACCCGCCAGTTGATGTGGGCGTGCGTCGGTATTGCGGTGCTGTCGATCGTGATGCGCATCGACTACCGCACCTACAAGAACGACAAGCTGGTGTGGGTGGGGCTCGGCGTGGTCGGGCTGATGCTGGTCGCGGTGCTGTTCTCGCGGCCGATCAATGGGACCCGGCGCTGGTTCGGCGTCGGCGGCTTCGGCATTCAGCCGTCGGAACTAGCCAAGCTGGCGGCCATCTTCTTTACCGCGCTCGTGCTCGAACGGCGCCGTCACCGGATCAACGAGATCAGCTATTCGCTGGTGCCGATCGGGCTGATAGTCGGCGGCATTGTCGGACTGATCCTGCTGCAGCCCGACTTCGGCACCGCGGTCTCGGTGCTGGCGGTGGTGGGGGTGATGATCTTCGCCGCCGGCTTCAGTTACCGGTATCTTGCCGGAGGGCTGCTGCTGGCGCTGCCCGCCCTGTACGTGATCCTGATGCAGGCCGACTATCGCCGGCGCCGCCTGCTGACCTTCATGGACCCGTGGGCCGACCCGCTTGGCGACGGCTTCCAGATCATCCAGTCGCTGATCGCCGTCGGCACCGGCGGCGTGTTCGGCAAGGGCCTGATGAGCGGCGTGCAGAAGCTGTTCTACCTGCCCGAACCGTTTACCGATTTCATCTTTGCCGTGATCTCCGAGGAGACCGGCCTGCTCGGCGCCTCGATGGTGGTGCTAGCGTTCTGCGTGATCGCCTGGCGCGGCATGCGCACGGCGTTGCGCGCACCCGACAGCTTTGGCGCGTACCTCGCGCTGGGCATCACGATGATGCTGGTCCTGCAGGCGTTCGTGAACATCAGCGTCGTGCTCGGCCTGGTGCCGACCAAGGGCATCCCGCTGCCGCTCGTCAGCAACGGCGGCTCGTCGATGCTGATCAACCTGCTGGCGGTCGGCGTGCTGCTGAACATCTCGCAGCACCAGCAGATGGAGACGGGAGCGGCGTGA
- a CDS encoding penicillin-binding protein — MAVQPDLNWRPVLRRRLMVAAVVLACWVVAIEVRLIVLQVVQFEELSARAERQQSETQKTPGKRGEIVDRHGRLLAYSVDADTIYAVPTDIADHAAAAAQLCAAFDQCGKPEREQLVDRLGRKRKNGSLTSFQYVKRRATPLEAKRVAALAMKGIGFMKESKRFYPNRELAAHLLGYVGTDNAGLHGLEATYDKTVRGREGTMLVQTDARGRAFSRLDRPPTTGGSLELTIDEQLQFIVERELRDGVQAARADGGTVVAMDPHTGEILAMASWPTFNPNQWAGAGDALRNRGVQDLYEPGSTFKLVTASAAIEEKVVTPDEVIDVSAGMIRFGSRVIKDMYRYGPLSFNDVIVKSSNVGAIKVGLKVGPERMGLYIRRFGFGRPSSPDFPSESPGIVWSASKLNDSALASVSMGYQIGVTPLQMAAAASVIANGGTLYEPHVVRATVKGGVRTPVRPKAVRRAILPETAATLTSIMEGVVSAGTAKAARLVNFTVAGKTGTADKLVNGRYSASQQNVSFVGFVPSRNPVMTLIVMVDSPRVGGDTGGAIAAPIFKRIADASLRILGVTPTVNQPPPVLIARRGDNPVTATAAPMARSIVTMTANMTDGGGLPDLRGLSARDALRELARLGLTARMEGAGVVIEQDPAPGSPIEPGGACSLILNRRPPPRPASVIGDPR, encoded by the coding sequence GTGGCCGTCCAGCCTGACCTCAATTGGCGTCCGGTGCTCAGGCGCCGCCTCATGGTGGCGGCCGTCGTGCTGGCGTGCTGGGTGGTGGCCATTGAAGTCCGCCTGATCGTGCTCCAGGTGGTGCAGTTCGAGGAGCTGTCGGCGCGCGCCGAACGCCAGCAGTCGGAGACCCAGAAGACGCCCGGCAAGCGCGGCGAGATCGTCGACCGCCACGGCCGCCTGCTCGCCTACAGTGTCGATGCCGACACTATCTACGCCGTCCCGACCGATATCGCCGACCACGCCGCCGCGGCCGCGCAGTTGTGCGCGGCCTTCGATCAATGCGGCAAGCCTGAACGCGAGCAACTGGTCGACCGCCTCGGCCGCAAGCGCAAGAACGGCTCACTCACCTCGTTCCAATACGTCAAGCGCCGGGCCACTCCACTCGAGGCCAAGCGGGTGGCCGCGCTCGCGATGAAGGGCATCGGCTTCATGAAAGAGAGCAAGCGGTTCTATCCGAACCGCGAGCTCGCCGCCCACTTGCTCGGCTACGTCGGCACCGACAATGCCGGCCTGCACGGTCTCGAAGCCACCTACGACAAGACCGTGCGCGGCCGCGAGGGCACCATGCTGGTGCAGACCGACGCGCGCGGCCGGGCCTTCAGCCGGCTCGATCGCCCGCCCACGACCGGCGGCTCGCTGGAACTCACCATCGATGAACAGCTGCAGTTCATCGTCGAGCGCGAGTTGCGGGACGGCGTCCAGGCAGCCCGCGCCGATGGCGGCACCGTGGTGGCGATGGACCCGCACACCGGCGAGATCCTGGCCATGGCGAGCTGGCCGACGTTCAACCCGAACCAGTGGGCCGGCGCCGGCGACGCGCTGCGTAATCGCGGCGTGCAGGACCTGTACGAGCCCGGCTCGACCTTCAAGCTGGTGACCGCGTCGGCGGCCATTGAAGAGAAGGTGGTGACGCCCGACGAGGTCATCGACGTGAGCGCCGGGATGATCCGGTTCGGCAGCCGCGTGATCAAAGACATGTACCGCTACGGGCCACTGTCGTTCAACGACGTGATCGTCAAGTCGAGCAACGTCGGCGCGATCAAGGTCGGCCTCAAGGTCGGGCCCGAGCGGATGGGCCTGTATATCCGCCGCTTTGGTTTCGGCCGGCCGTCGTCGCCCGACTTTCCAAGCGAGAGCCCGGGCATTGTCTGGAGCGCCTCGAAGCTGAACGACAGCGCGCTGGCGTCGGTGTCGATGGGCTACCAGATCGGAGTGACGCCGCTGCAGATGGCGGCGGCCGCGAGCGTGATCGCCAACGGCGGCACGTTGTACGAACCGCACGTCGTGCGCGCCACCGTCAAGGGCGGTGTGCGCACGCCGGTGCGGCCCAAGGCCGTGCGGCGCGCCATTCTTCCCGAAACGGCCGCGACGCTCACCTCGATCATGGAAGGCGTCGTCAGCGCCGGCACCGCCAAGGCCGCCCGGCTGGTCAACTTCACGGTGGCCGGCAAGACCGGCACCGCCGACAAGCTGGTGAACGGCCGCTACTCGGCGTCGCAGCAGAACGTCTCGTTCGTCGGCTTCGTGCCGTCGCGCAACCCGGTGATGACCTTGATCGTGATGGTCGATTCGCCGCGCGTTGGCGGCGACACCGGTGGCGCGATCGCAGCGCCGATCTTCAAGCGCATTGCCGACGCCAGCCTGCGCATTCTGGGCGTGACCCCGACCGTCAACCAGCCGCCGCCGGTGCTGATTGCCCGCCGCGGCGACAACCCGGTGACGGCCACCGCGGCGCCGATGGCCCGGTCGATCGTGACCATGACGGCCAACATGACCGACGGCGGTGGTCTGCCCGACCTGCGCGGCCTGAGCGCCCGTGACGCGCTTCGCGAACTGGCCCGCCTGGGCCTGACCGCGCGCATGGAAGGCGCCGGCGTTGTCATCGAACAGGACCCCGCCCCGGGCTCGCCGATCGAGCCAGGCGGCGCCTGCTCCCTAATCCTCAATCGCCGCCCGCCCCCGCGACCGGCTTCGGTCATTGGAGATCCGCGGTGA
- a CDS encoding UDP-N-acetylmuramoyl-L-alanyl-D-glutamate--2,6-diaminopimelate ligase — MTLTDAIDTLRPLLVEPLPAGLAGAAVARPLSAIAYDSRRVAPAALFVALKGQKADGVAFAEQAIARGAQAVVAEAAAPAGIAVPWIVVRDARLALALLADRCFDHPSRRMPVIGVTGTNGKTTTAYLLTAMLDEAGLRAGMLGTVAYRIGGEDREASRTTPEAPDVQQLLSEMLSHGNRSAVMEVSSHALSLKRVDGMRFAAGVFSNLTRDHLDFHEDMEAYFAAKRRLFEMLPRDAPGVVNLDDPRGASLVEICGRPVTYAITAAADVRPGPVAMTLTGLRFDVTTPQGTVHIQSKLVGRPNVYNILAATATALSLDVPIDAIERGVAGLAGVPGRFEVVSAAGDDVTAVVDYAHTDDALRNLLETARPLGARRLVTVFGCGGDRDRSKRPLMGMVAARLSDVVVITSDNPRSEDPKRIIEEIERGISAGSQSRTPTVVSVVDRAEAIDRAIAMAESGDVVLIAGKGHEKYQQIGDRVLPFDDGEVARAALAKRRAGAKGN, encoded by the coding sequence GTGACCCTCACTGACGCGATCGACACCTTGCGGCCGTTGCTGGTCGAGCCACTGCCGGCCGGGCTGGCCGGCGCCGCCGTGGCCCGGCCGCTCTCGGCCATTGCCTACGACTCGCGGCGGGTCGCGCCGGCGGCGTTGTTCGTAGCGCTCAAGGGACAGAAGGCCGACGGGGTCGCTTTCGCCGAGCAAGCCATCGCCAGGGGCGCGCAAGCCGTGGTCGCCGAAGCCGCCGCGCCGGCCGGCATCGCCGTGCCGTGGATCGTGGTGCGCGATGCGCGCCTGGCGCTGGCCTTGCTCGCGGATCGCTGCTTCGACCACCCGAGCCGCCGCATGCCGGTGATCGGGGTCACCGGCACCAACGGCAAGACCACCACGGCCTACCTGCTCACCGCGATGCTCGACGAAGCGGGCCTGCGCGCCGGCATGCTGGGCACGGTCGCCTATCGCATCGGCGGCGAAGACCGCGAGGCCTCGCGGACCACTCCCGAGGCGCCCGACGTCCAGCAGCTGCTGAGCGAGATGCTGAGCCACGGCAACCGCTCGGCGGTCATGGAGGTGTCGTCACATGCGCTGTCACTGAAGCGGGTGGACGGCATGCGATTCGCGGCCGGCGTGTTCAGTAACCTCACCCGCGATCACCTCGACTTCCACGAAGACATGGAGGCGTACTTCGCCGCCAAGCGGCGGCTGTTCGAGATGCTGCCGCGCGATGCCCCCGGCGTCGTCAACCTGGACGACCCGCGCGGCGCCTCGCTGGTCGAGATCTGCGGCCGTCCGGTGACGTACGCAATCACCGCGGCCGCCGACGTGCGTCCCGGCCCGGTGGCAATGACGCTCACCGGTCTGCGCTTCGACGTGACCACTCCCCAAGGCACGGTCCACATCCAGTCGAAGCTGGTCGGCCGGCCGAACGTTTACAACATCCTCGCCGCCACCGCCACCGCGCTCTCGCTGGACGTGCCGATCGACGCCATCGAACGCGGCGTCGCCGGGCTGGCCGGCGTGCCGGGCCGTTTCGAAGTGGTCTCGGCGGCCGGCGACGACGTGACCGCGGTGGTCGACTACGCCCATACCGACGACGCGCTGCGCAACCTGCTCGAGACCGCGCGCCCGCTGGGCGCGCGGCGCCTGGTCACGGTGTTTGGCTGCGGGGGCGATCGCGATCGTTCCAAGCGGCCGCTGATGGGCATGGTCGCCGCCCGGTTGAGCGACGTCGTGGTGATCACGTCGGACAACCCGCGAAGTGAAGACCCGAAGCGAATCATCGAGGAGATCGAGCGCGGCATTTCTGCCGGCAGCCAGTCGCGGACGCCGACCGTGGTGTCGGTGGTCGACCGCGCCGAGGCCATCGACCGCGCGATCGCCATGGCCGAGTCCGGTGACGTCGTGCTGATCGCCGGCAAGGGGCACGAGAAGTACCAGCAGATCGGCGACCGGGTGCTGCCGTTCGACGACGGCGAGGTGGCGCGAGCGGCGTTGGCGAAGCGGCGCGCCGGCGCGAAGGGCAATTAG
- the mraY gene encoding phospho-N-acetylmuramoyl-pentapeptide-transferase: MLYHLLLSFYPEIPVFNVARYITFRTAAASMTALVVSLVLGPWLIRRLREFQIGQVIRQEGPESHRAKAGTPTMGGLLILAAALVPTLLWADLTNIYIWIAVVTTAAFGGIGFLDDYLKVTRRSSGGLAPRYKFGLQVLVGVIVGLVLMWLADRNLYNTRLIFPFFKQLIPDLGWFYVPFAAFVLVAWSNAVNLTDGLDGLAISTFAVAAAAFTALAYITGHRVFAEYLLLVRFAPAGELTIFCGALVGASLGFLWYNAHPAEIFMGDVGSLALGGAIATVAILIKQELLLVIVGGVFVIEAASVVIQVASFKLRGKRVFKMAPLHHHFELSGWAEPKVITRFLIIAILFALFSLTTLKLR; encoded by the coding sequence ATGCTGTATCACCTCCTCCTCTCGTTCTACCCGGAGATTCCCGTCTTCAACGTGGCGCGCTACATCACGTTCCGGACGGCGGCGGCGAGCATGACCGCGCTGGTCGTCAGCCTGGTGCTGGGGCCGTGGCTGATCCGCCGGCTGCGTGAGTTTCAGATCGGTCAGGTCATCCGCCAGGAGGGACCGGAATCGCACCGCGCGAAGGCCGGCACGCCGACCATGGGCGGCCTGTTGATCCTCGCGGCGGCGCTCGTGCCCACCTTGCTGTGGGCCGATCTCACCAATATCTACATCTGGATCGCCGTCGTCACGACCGCGGCCTTCGGCGGCATTGGCTTTCTCGACGACTACCTCAAGGTCACCCGCCGTTCCTCGGGCGGCCTGGCGCCGCGCTACAAGTTCGGCCTGCAGGTGCTGGTCGGCGTGATCGTCGGCCTGGTGCTGATGTGGCTGGCCGATCGCAACCTCTACAACACGCGCTTGATCTTCCCGTTCTTCAAGCAGCTGATTCCCGATCTCGGCTGGTTCTACGTGCCCTTCGCCGCCTTCGTGCTGGTGGCCTGGAGCAACGCCGTGAACCTGACCGACGGTCTCGACGGCCTGGCCATCAGCACGTTCGCGGTGGCGGCGGCGGCGTTCACGGCGCTGGCGTACATCACCGGCCATCGCGTGTTTGCTGAGTACCTGCTGCTGGTGCGCTTCGCGCCGGCGGGCGAGTTGACCATCTTCTGCGGCGCGCTGGTCGGCGCCAGCCTCGGCTTCCTCTGGTACAACGCGCACCCAGCCGAGATCTTCATGGGCGACGTGGGCTCGCTGGCCCTCGGTGGCGCGATCGCCACCGTCGCGATCCTGATCAAGCAGGAGCTGCTGCTAGTGATCGTCGGCGGCGTCTTCGTAATCGAGGCCGCCTCGGTCGTGATCCAGGTGGCGTCGTTCAAGCTGCGCGGCAAGCGCGTCTTCAAGATGGCGCCGCTGCACCACCACTTCGAGCTGAGCGGATGGGCGGAGCCCAAAGTGATCACCCGGTTCCTGATCATCGCCATCCTGTTCGCCCTGTTCAGCCTGACGACGTTGAAGCTGAGATGA
- a CDS encoding cell division protein FtsL produces MDKKGTFEYEIRKDFRNNQIVREVDERRLRDLWMSLGVGVVLVMVLLFSAWQHFELLRHGYRLEQMQRDRAAENDINRHLRLEMETLRAPQRIEKLATERLGMVSPGETEAVVLERVLPAPAPDRSVVASR; encoded by the coding sequence ATGGACAAGAAAGGAACCTTCGAATACGAAATTCGCAAGGACTTCCGCAACAACCAGATCGTGCGCGAGGTGGACGAACGGCGCCTCCGCGACCTGTGGATGTCGCTCGGCGTCGGCGTGGTCCTGGTCATGGTGCTGCTGTTCTCGGCCTGGCAGCACTTCGAGCTGCTGCGCCACGGCTACCGGCTCGAACAGATGCAGCGCGACCGCGCTGCCGAGAACGACATCAACCGGCACCTGCGGCTCGAGATGGAAACGCTGCGCGCGCCGCAGCGCATCGAGAAACTCGCGACCGAGCGTCTCGGCATGGTGAGCCCCGGCGAGACTGAAGCCGTGGTCCTGGAACGGGTGTTGCCCGCGCCGGCGCCCGACCGTTCCGTCGTGGCCAGCCGGTAA